A window of the Natronomonas salina genome harbors these coding sequences:
- a CDS encoding ABC transporter ATP-binding protein, translated as MSTGPPAAVEFDSVTKQYDGVTALRNLSLTVQQGEIYGFLGPNGAGKSTSIGLALDFVRPTNGSVTVLGHDAQAASLQVRERVGFLSDDFEVYDRLTGRQHVSFAIEAKGADDDPAALLDRVGLEEAADRAAGGYSKGMKQRLGLATALVGDADLLILDEPSTGLDPNAAREMREIIRAENERGATVFFSSHILEQVDAICDRVGILRSGELVAEDTVDGLRETVGGDSQLRLTVDTVPDGLLEAVRNVSGVSDVSLDAGDVVAVCRPDARRDVIDAVESTGATVEQFETEEISLEAMFAAYTEGGA; from the coding sequence ATGTCGACAGGCCCTCCAGCCGCCGTCGAGTTCGATAGCGTCACCAAACAGTACGACGGGGTGACAGCCCTCCGGAACCTCTCCCTCACCGTCCAGCAGGGCGAAATCTACGGGTTCCTCGGACCGAACGGCGCCGGAAAGTCGACGTCGATCGGCCTCGCCCTCGATTTCGTCCGTCCGACGAACGGCTCGGTTACGGTTCTCGGTCACGATGCCCAAGCGGCCAGCTTGCAGGTTCGCGAACGCGTCGGCTTCCTCTCGGACGACTTCGAGGTGTACGACCGGTTGACCGGCCGTCAACACGTCTCCTTCGCTATCGAGGCGAAGGGCGCCGACGATGACCCGGCAGCGCTCCTGGATCGCGTCGGCCTCGAGGAAGCGGCCGATCGAGCGGCTGGCGGCTACTCGAAGGGCATGAAACAGCGACTCGGCCTCGCGACGGCGCTCGTCGGTGACGCCGACCTCCTCATCCTCGACGAGCCGTCGACCGGCCTGGACCCGAACGCGGCCCGGGAGATGCGCGAGATAATCCGCGCCGAGAACGAGCGGGGAGCCACCGTGTTCTTCTCGTCACACATCCTCGAACAGGTGGACGCCATCTGTGATCGCGTCGGTATCCTCCGGTCCGGCGAGCTCGTCGCGGAAGACACGGTCGACGGCCTCAGAGAGACCGTCGGCGGCGACTCCCAGCTACGGCTTACCGTCGACACGGTCCCCGACGGCTTGCTCGAGGCGGTACGGAACGTATCCGGCGTCTCCGACGTCAGCCTGGACGCCGGCGACGTCGTCGCGGTCTGCCGACCGGACGCCCGGCGAGACGTCATCGACGCCGTCGAATCGACCGGGGCGACCGTCGAACAGTTCGAGACGGAGGAGATCTCGCTGGAAGCGATGTTCGCCGCATACACGGAGGGTGGAGCATGA
- a CDS encoding ABC transporter permease → MSWFVVGKKDFADASRSRLLWVLTALFVLLVGGLAYAFAAILSGGGEAGSLGFIVFLQSVATFFISIAALLVAYKAIAGERETGTISFLLGLPVTRRDVVFGKVAGRSLVLTLSLLGGFGVAALILVALGGDFDPLQYLLFTLLSVFYGVAFVSVAVTLSSITASSSRAAAAAIGFWVFDQFWSTAVLVVLVVVNGLSMPQPPLPNWYHVLAGLGPSAAYGNAAGYFLPPEFAEQVQGQFGGLPEWYGLVVLAVWLVVPLVLGIVRFQQLDL, encoded by the coding sequence ATGAGCTGGTTCGTCGTCGGGAAGAAGGACTTCGCCGACGCCAGCCGTTCGCGGCTCCTGTGGGTGCTCACGGCGCTGTTCGTGCTCCTCGTTGGCGGGCTCGCCTACGCCTTCGCCGCGATTCTCAGCGGCGGCGGCGAGGCAGGGAGCCTCGGATTCATCGTGTTCCTGCAGAGCGTAGCGACCTTCTTCATCTCGATCGCCGCGCTCCTGGTCGCCTACAAAGCGATCGCGGGCGAACGGGAGACTGGAACCATCAGTTTCCTGCTCGGATTGCCGGTGACGCGCCGGGATGTCGTGTTCGGGAAGGTCGCTGGCCGTAGCCTCGTGCTCACACTCTCTCTGCTGGGCGGGTTCGGCGTCGCTGCCCTGATCTTAGTGGCGCTCGGCGGTGATTTCGATCCCCTACAGTATCTACTGTTCACCCTGCTGTCCGTCTTCTACGGTGTGGCCTTCGTGAGCGTGGCTGTGACGCTCTCGTCGATTACGGCATCGTCTTCCCGCGCGGCCGCTGCAGCCATCGGGTTCTGGGTATTCGACCAGTTCTGGAGCACTGCCGTTCTCGTCGTGCTGGTGGTGGTGAACGGACTGTCGATGCCGCAGCCCCCGTTGCCGAACTGGTACCACGTCCTCGCCGGACTGGGTCCGAGCGCCGCGTACGGGAACGCCGCGGGGTACTTCCTCCCGCCCGAGTTCGCCGAACAGGTCCAGGGCCAGTTCGGCGGACTCCCAGAGTGGTATGGCCTCGTCGTGTTGGCCGTCTGGTTGGTGGTGCCACTTGTACTCGGAATCGTCCGTTTCCAGCAACTCGACCTGTGA
- a CDS encoding sensor histidine kinase, which translates to MTDPETPSEPALQSSPEAVLERVTDAVYELDEDWQFTYCNDQAETLFQRDRTDIRGESIWEEFPRLTDSLFQWEHEQAMETQEAVTFETHYPPQDGWFEIRAYPSETGLSVYVRDITDPDDRQQEVEKREQALRRANEIMAAADQPFSQQIDSLLEVVRTTVGTKFATLSRVNEDAGEYIFEHVAAPETVDLEAGDTTPLETLPNCSRVVETAETLVLQDVQSEAPELVDPEWGIACYLGTPVIVHGEVYGTFCFYGNEARTEAFSDWEVSFVGLLSNWVSNELEHRVYKQELEESNERLEQFAYAASHDLQEPLRMVTSYLQLIERRYTDELDDEAEEFIEFAVDGADRMRDMIDGLLEYSRVETRGDPLEPVELDAVLEDARQDLQLRIEETDAEIVTGTLPRVRGDGDQLREVFQNLLDNAIEYSGDESPRVYVSAERAGDEWVLSVRDEGVGIDPADADRVFDVFESLHTQEEGGGTGIGLALSERIVERHGGDIWVEPDSRDGTTFAFTLPVADEPDN; encoded by the coding sequence ATGACGGACCCGGAGACGCCGAGTGAACCCGCTCTTCAAAGTTCTCCAGAAGCGGTCTTGGAGCGGGTAACCGACGCTGTCTACGAGCTCGACGAAGACTGGCAGTTCACGTATTGCAACGACCAGGCTGAAACCCTGTTCCAGCGAGACCGAACGGATATCCGTGGGGAATCTATCTGGGAGGAGTTTCCCAGATTGACCGACTCGCTGTTCCAGTGGGAACACGAGCAAGCGATGGAGACCCAGGAAGCTGTCACGTTCGAGACGCACTATCCGCCGCAGGACGGGTGGTTCGAGATCCGTGCCTATCCCTCTGAAACCGGACTTTCAGTGTACGTACGCGACATCACTGACCCGGATGACCGTCAGCAGGAAGTCGAGAAACGGGAACAAGCGCTTCGACGTGCCAACGAGATAATGGCGGCCGCAGACCAGCCGTTCTCCCAACAGATAGATTCGCTCCTCGAAGTCGTCCGAACGACGGTCGGTACCAAGTTTGCGACGCTCTCACGGGTCAATGAAGATGCTGGTGAGTACATCTTCGAACACGTGGCCGCGCCGGAAACGGTCGACCTCGAAGCGGGTGACACGACACCGCTGGAGACCCTTCCCAACTGCTCACGCGTCGTCGAGACTGCGGAGACGCTCGTCCTGCAGGACGTGCAGTCCGAGGCACCGGAACTGGTCGACCCCGAGTGGGGGATCGCCTGTTATCTCGGGACACCGGTCATCGTCCATGGGGAGGTGTACGGGACGTTCTGCTTCTACGGGAACGAGGCGCGGACCGAGGCGTTCTCCGATTGGGAAGTCTCGTTCGTCGGGTTACTCAGCAACTGGGTGAGCAACGAACTCGAGCACAGGGTGTACAAGCAGGAACTCGAGGAGTCCAACGAGCGCTTAGAGCAGTTCGCCTACGCCGCCAGCCACGACCTTCAGGAACCGCTCCGGATGGTGACGAGCTACCTCCAGCTGATCGAGCGGCGGTACACCGACGAACTCGACGACGAGGCCGAGGAGTTCATCGAGTTCGCCGTCGACGGCGCCGACCGGATGCGAGACATGATAGATGGATTACTCGAATATTCGCGGGTCGAGACGCGAGGTGATCCCTTGGAACCGGTCGAGTTGGACGCCGTTCTCGAAGACGCTCGTCAGGACCTCCAGTTACGCATCGAGGAGACGGATGCAGAGATAGTCACGGGGACCCTCCCTCGGGTCAGAGGCGATGGCGATCAACTCCGGGAGGTGTTCCAGAACCTGCTGGACAACGCCATCGAGTACAGCGGCGACGAGTCACCGCGTGTCTACGTCTCGGCCGAGCGAGCGGGCGATGAGTGGGTGCTCTCGGTTCGCGACGAGGGCGTCGGTATCGATCCTGCGGACGCCGACCGTGTCTTCGACGTGTTCGAGAGCCTCCATACGCAGGAGGAAGGCGGGGGGACGGGAATCGGACTGGCGCTAAGTGAGCGAATCGTCGAACGCCACGGCGGCGATATCTGGGTCGAGCCCGACTCTCGCGATGGGACGACGTTCGCGTTTACACTGCCGGTAGCAGACGAGCCCGATAACTGA
- a CDS encoding MaoC/PaaZ C-terminal domain-containing protein produces MSITYEPHYFEELEEGQTFESAGRTVTSATLEMYSSVSGDWEEIHTNDEYSEDGPYGARIGHGPLTFVLTTGFVHRCGFVERRVIAFLGMNYMDLQNPVYVDDTISAEFEVAEKRDLESREDAGLVVIDALTTNQDGESVFEGDMKFMFKKRSHYGDE; encoded by the coding sequence ATGTCGATCACCTACGAACCGCACTACTTCGAGGAGTTGGAGGAGGGACAGACGTTCGAGAGCGCCGGGCGGACTGTGACGAGCGCGACCCTGGAGATGTACTCTTCGGTGTCGGGTGACTGGGAAGAGATTCACACGAACGACGAGTACTCCGAGGACGGCCCGTACGGCGCGCGTATCGGTCACGGTCCGTTGACGTTCGTGCTCACGACCGGGTTCGTCCACCGCTGCGGGTTCGTCGAACGCCGCGTTATCGCGTTTCTCGGGATGAACTACATGGACCTCCAGAACCCGGTGTACGTCGACGACACCATCTCCGCGGAGTTCGAAGTGGCGGAGAAGCGCGATCTCGAATCCCGTGAGGACGCTGGTCTCGTCGTCATCGATGCGCTAACGACGAACCAGGACGGAGAGAGCGTCTTCGAGGGCGATATGAAGTTCATGTTCAAGAAGCGGAGCCATTACGGCGACGAGTAG